The following proteins are encoded in a genomic region of Bubalus kerabau isolate K-KA32 ecotype Philippines breed swamp buffalo chromosome 13, PCC_UOA_SB_1v2, whole genome shotgun sequence:
- the RGS19 gene encoding regulator of G-protein signaling 19, giving the protein MPTPPEAEKQQTGPEEADQPPSMSSHDVAPPAPPRRNPCCLCWCCCCSCSWNEERRRAWRASRESRLQPLPSCEVCATPTPTPTPEEVRSWAQSFDKLMHSPAGRSVFREFLRTEYSEENMLFWLACEELKAEANQHVVDEKARLIYEDYVSILSPKEVSLDSRVREGINKKMQEPSAHTFDDAQLQIYTLMHRDSYPRFLSSPAYRALLLQGASQSSSEA; this is encoded by the exons ATGCCCACCCCACCTGAGGCTGAGAAGCAG CAAACAGGGCCAGAGGAGGCGGACCAGCCCCCCTCGATGTCCAGTCATGATGTGGCTCCCCCGGCTCCCCCCAGGCGAAACCCCTGCTGCTTGTGCTGGTGCTGCTGTTGCAGCTGCTCTTG GAACGAAGAACGGCGGCGGGCCTGGCGAGCCTCCCGGGAGAGCAGGCTGCAGCCCCTCCCCAGTTGCGAAGTCTG CGCCACGCCGACGCCGACCCCGACCCCGGAAGAGGTGCGGAGCTGGGCGCAGTCCTTTGACAAGCTGATGCACAGCCCCGCGGGTCGCAGTGTATTCCGGGAGTTCCTGCGCACGGAGTACAGCGAGGAGAACATGCTCTTCTGGCTAGCCTGCGAGGAGCTCAAGGCCGAAGCCAACCAGCATGTGGTAGATGAGAAGGCCCGGCTCATCTACGAGGACTACGTGTCTATCCTGTCCCCCAAGGAG GTGAGCCTGGACTCCCGCGTGCGGGAGGGCATCAACAAGAAGATGCAGGAGCCGTCGGCGCACACGTTCGATGACGCACAGCTGCAGATTTACACGCTGATGCACCGAGACTCCTACCCCCGCTTCCTCAGCTCCCCGGCCTACCGCGCCCTGCTGCTCCAGGGGGCCTCCCAGTCCTCCAGCGAGGCCTAG